The Brassica napus cultivar Da-Ae chromosome C7, Da-Ae, whole genome shotgun sequence genome has a segment encoding these proteins:
- the LOC106414405 gene encoding pollen-specific protein-like At4g18596, whose amino-acid sequence MAKLVIFFLASALCFTTLLHFAAADADDFDRFHIKGSVYCDTCRVQFMTRLSKVLEGAKVKLECKGRENQTVTLTKEAMTDKDGNYEMEVMGDHEEEVCEIILVQSPDAECGDVNNQEFLRNAARISLTANDGIVSNETRTINPLGFMRKTPLADCPQAFKELGIVPDVTF is encoded by the exons ATGGCAAAATTAGTCATCTTCTTCCTTGCCTCTGCCCTATGTTTCACCACCCTCCTTCACTTCGCGGCCGCTGATGCCGACGACTTCGACCGCTTCCACATTAAGGGCTCCGTCTACTGTGACACCTGCCGTGTTCAATTCATGACCCGCCTCAGTAAAGTCCTCGAAG GGGCAAAGGTGAAGCTCGAGTGCAAGGGTCGTGAGAACCAGACAGTGACACTGACCAAAGAAGCTATGACAGACAAAGACGGAAATTACGAGATGGAAGTTATGGGAGACCACGAAGAGGAAGTGTGCGAGATCATCCTCGTCCAATCACCAGACGCAGAGTGTGGCGATGTGAACAATCAAGAGTTCCTAAGAAACGCAGCCAGGATCAGTCTCACGGCTAATGATGGCATTGTCTCCAACGAGACTCGAACCATTAACCCACTTGGGTTCATGAGGAAGACTCCTCTCGCTGACTGTCCTCAAGCTTTCAAGGAGCTTGGAATCGTCCCTGACGTCACCTTCTaa